The DNA region CGTTCCTCACTCTGGCGGGGACGCTCTTCCTGGCGCGGGCGATCCTGCTGCCGGGGGCGCTCTTCCTGACGAGGGTTCTGCTCCTGGCGGGGTCTTTGTTCCTGCCGGGGGCGCTGCTGATTCTGGCGCTCGTCGCGGCGCGGCTGTTCGGGTTTCTTCTCCGCCTGCGGGGCCGGGGTGCCGCCCTCGATGCGGATGATCGCCGGCGATTCCAGCGAGAGCTCCTTGCTCGGCTGGATCAGGATTCGCTGCGAGCGCGCCGCTTCCATGCTGACCAGCTCGGTGCGCCGTTCGTTCAGAAGATAATTGGCTGCAACCTCCGAGAGCTTTACGCGAATCTCCGCGCCCGGGTTGGCGCGCGCGGCGCTGGTGCGAATCTCGCGCAGGGCCGAGACGGCCGAGACCTGCGGGCTGGGCACCAGGCCGCTGCCGTTGCAGTGGGCGCAGGTGACAAAGCCCGTGCTGGCACCGGAGGTGCGCATGCGCTGGCGCAGCATTTCCAGCGTGCCGAAGCGCCCGATCTTGCCCAGCGTGGTGTTGGCCTTGTCGGGCTTGATGGCGTCCTTGAGTTCCTTCTCCACCTGCGCGCGGTTCTTGCGATCGCGCATGTCGATGAAGTCGATGACGATGATGCCGCCCAGGTTGCGCAGGCGAAGCTGGCGGGCGATCTCGCGCGCGGCCTCACAGTTGGTCTTGAGAGCCGTGTCCTCGATCCCCTTCTCGCCGCGCAGCTTGCCGGAGTTCACGTCGATGGCAACGAGCGCCTCGGTCTGGTCGATGACGATGGAGCCGCCGGAGGGAAGCTCCACCTTGCGGCCGCGGGTGCGGGCGAGCTGGCTCTCCACGCCGAAGTGCGAGAAGAGCGGCATCTCACTCTCGTAGAGGGTGACGCTCTGCGCGACTTTCCTGGACAGGCTCAGCTCGGTGAAGCGGCGAACTTCCTCGAAGGTCTCGGGCTCATCGACCCAGATTTTCTCGACGTCGGCAGTGTAGTAGTCGCGCACCGCGCGGATGACCGTGCCGTGGTCGGCCCAGACAAGACCGGGGCGGTCCTGCGAGCGGTACTGGCCGACGATGTCCTTCCAGAGTTTTTCGAGGAAGCGGAAGTCCTTCTGGAGCTCGGTCTTCGTCGCCGTCGTGCCGGCGGTGCGGACGATGAGGCCGACGTCCTTCTCGCCCTTGATGGAACGAATGGTTTCGTTGAGCTTGGCGCGCTGCTCGGGCGAATCGATCTTGCGCGAGACGCCGCCCGACTCGCCGCCGGCCAGATACACGAGATAGCGACCGGGAAGCGCGACATAGGTCGTCATGGCCGCGCCCTTGGGGCCCATGGCCTCGCGGGTGACCTGGACGAGAATTTCCTGACCCTTTTCGAGCTTCTCGTCGGAGAAGGTGCGTCCTCGCCCCTTCTTCTTCTGGATTTCGGTCAGAACGGCGCCGCTCACTTCACCCAGCGGCAGAAAGCCATTGCGCTCGGCGCCGTAGTCGACAAACGCCGCCTGCAGGGCGGGCTCGACCCGCACGACGCGGGCCTTGTAAACATTTCCCTTGATGGTTTCGGAATCGGGGGACTCGAAGTCGATTTCCTCGAGTCGGCGGTCCTTGCCCAGGATGGCGACCCGAATCAGATCGGGGTCGCGGGCATTGATCAGTAATTGTCTCACTCAGCAGATTCTTTCGTCTTCGGCCCGCTGCGGGCTGTGCGCGCGGGGCCGGTGTGGGGGGTGTCCCTTTTCGCCCGGGTCGCTGTTGTGAATAGCGCTCAGTGCCGGGGCCGCGCGACGCGAAGTCGCCGCTGCGGTTGGGAAACCATTGATATTATTGGGGTGGTTCAGACCCGGCGGGAGGCCGCCCAGAGATCGTTCTCAGGTGAATTGCTTCTTTCTATCCGCTCGGAGCCGGGCTGGAACCCCCATGCTCAAAGCGCGCGCCCTCAATGCTGCAGGTCCTTGCGTTGACCTTGCGCGCGGGCCCGTGATAAAACGCCCGCGGGTCGCGTCACTCGCAACCTATTATAAGCACACAGGTTTTTCCTAGCAAGGGAGCTGCTCCACATGAATGAAACACTCCTGTACGGCCTCAAGCCGGAGATGGTCACCAAGCCGCCGTTCTTCAATCTGCCGATGCCTTTCGCGCAGATCTTCATGTACGTGCTGGCGGGCGTGGCCACCGCCCTCTTTGTCATCGGCTTCTGGGGCCGGGCCAAGCTCTGGCTCAAGGGCCGTCCCGAGAACCGTTTCGACAACCTGGGAGAGCGCGTCAAGGCCCTCATCCTCGACGGCTTCGCACAGCGCAAGATCCGCACGCGCAAGCTGACGGGCTTTGCCCACACACTGGTGTTCTTCGGTTTCCTGCTGCTCTTCATCGGAACCGACATCG from Chrysiogenia bacterium includes:
- a CDS encoding Rne/Rng family ribonuclease, producing MRQLLINARDPDLIRVAILGKDRRLEEIDFESPDSETIKGNVYKARVVRVEPALQAAFVDYGAERNGFLPLGEVSGAVLTEIQKKKGRGRTFSDEKLEKGQEILVQVTREAMGPKGAAMTTYVALPGRYLVYLAGGESGGVSRKIDSPEQRAKLNETIRSIKGEKDVGLIVRTAGTTATKTELQKDFRFLEKLWKDIVGQYRSQDRPGLVWADHGTVIRAVRDYYTADVEKIWVDEPETFEEVRRFTELSLSRKVAQSVTLYESEMPLFSHFGVESQLARTRGRKVELPSGGSIVIDQTEALVAIDVNSGKLRGEKGIEDTALKTNCEAAREIARQLRLRNLGGIIVIDFIDMRDRKNRAQVEKELKDAIKPDKANTTLGKIGRFGTLEMLRQRMRTSGASTGFVTCAHCNGSGLVPSPQVSAVSALREIRTSAARANPGAEIRVKLSEVAANYLLNERRTELVSMEAARSQRILIQPSKELSLESPAIIRIEGGTPAPQAEKKPEQPRRDERQNQQRPRQEQRPRQEQNPRQEERPRQQDRPRQEERPRQSEERRPDNQPRQQSGNENRGNEARANGNGNGGGENGEEQPRKKRRRGSRGGRNRRKRKPEGAPDAAPQSQQAGKSDGNEERAQQERPAQPQPRPEPASQPAPAREEAKPAAKKAKKAVKAPKKAAAKKAPKKAAKKATKKAAKKTTKKKAKKAE